A single window of Gadus chalcogrammus isolate NIFS_2021 unplaced genomic scaffold, NIFS_Gcha_1.0 GACHA068, whole genome shotgun sequence DNA harbors:
- the LOC130378151 gene encoding fucolectin-like — protein sequence MPSDAESRINVALNGTAIQSSSALPMGKAENAIDGNSDPVWEHYSCSSTVNQVKPWWRLELPGVYRVSEIQVTNRIVSRERLDGVEIAIGNSLANNGNDNPRCAIINNDPDCLTQTVKCWGMEGRFINLHKSSEITDALTFCEVKMYGEPAAPSMSIQEMGRNITLVGTRLCWSDALLYCRDSQWDLLSLMGPEDQEMVDKLVARAPFPLTSHLWVGLRRYWPGLSV from the exons ATGCCC TCGGATG CTGAATCCCGCATTAACGTGGCGTTGAACGGCACGGCTATTCAGTCTTCAAGCGCCTTGCCCATGGGCAAGGCTGAAAACGCCATTGATGGGAACAGCGACCCTGTGTGGGAGCACTACAGCTGCAGCTCTACAGTCAATCAGGTTAAACCATGGTGGAGGCTGGAGCTGCCTGGTGTGTACCGGGTGTCAGAGATCCAGGTCACTAATAGGATTGTCAGTAGGGAGAGGCTCGACGGTGTCGAAATAGCCATTGGGAATTCACTGGCGAACAACGGCAACGACAATCCAAG GTGTGCCATCATCAACAATGACCCAGACTGCCTGACTCAGACTGTCAAGTGTTGGGGAATGGAAGGAAGGTTTATCAACCTCCACAAGTCCTCTGAAATAACAGACGCTTTGACGTTTTGTGAGGTCAAAATGTACGGAG AGCCTGCTGCACCCTCCATGAGCATTCAGGAGATGGGGAGGAACATCACTCTGGTGGGTACGCGGCTGTGCTGGTCAGACGCCCTGCTCTACTGCAGAGACTCTCAATGGGACCTGCTGAGCCTCATGGGCCCAGAAGACCAGGAGATGGTTGATAAGCTGGTGGCTCGCGCCCCCTTCCCACTAACCAGCCACCTCTGGGTGGGCCTGCGCAGGTACTGGCCAGGCCTTAGTGTCTAG
- the rgn gene encoding regucalcin has protein sequence MESRSGMRRRYGSPPTGDNKPSGSHNTLPDVSRSSHVRWVLCPVFMVLLEVLQLLKKPSAGPRRQAESRHNETCVLPQSGCNQVPAPLVMSSVKVECVVKESCLIGEGPVWEESEQSLLYVDVVGQKIHRRKVCGHRYNIVASSRGMNRREPRFSRIQPPRPLQRLTARVAFIEHTQHTPPNPSP, from the exons ATGGAGTCCAGGTCAGGTATGAGGAGACGTTATGGCTCCCCGCCAACAGGCGACAACAAACCCAGTGGGTCGCACAACACACTGCCAGACGTTTCTCGTTCCTCTCATGTTCGATGGGTTCTGTGTCCTGTGTTCATGGTGCTACTGGAAGTGCTCCAGCTCTTAAAGAAGCCTTCAGCAGGACCccgcagacaggcagagagtcgGCATAACGAGACGTGTGTTCTTCCACAAAGCGGCTGTAACCAG gtACCTGCTCCTCTGGTGATGTCATCGGTGAAGGTGGAATGTGTGGTGAAGGAGAGCTGTCTGATTGGCGAGGGGCCGgtgtgggaggagtcagagcaGTCCTTGCTCTATGTTGACGTCGTCGGCCAGAAGATCCACCGCAGGAAAGTCTGTGGCCACAG GTAtaatattgtggcgagcagcaggGGAATGAATAGACGGGAGCCAAGGTTCAGCAGGATACAACCCCCGCGCCCCTTACAACGCTTGACTGCCAGAGTTGcctttattgaacacacacaacacactccaCCTAACCCATCACCATGA